The following proteins are encoded in a genomic region of Zea mays cultivar B73 chromosome 9, Zm-B73-REFERENCE-NAM-5.0, whole genome shotgun sequence:
- the LOC100382328 gene encoding putative CBL-interacting protein kinase family protein isoform X1, whose translation MKLIKHPNVVQLHEVMASKTKIYMVLEFVDGGELFDKIVNSGRLGEDEARIYFHQLINAVDYCHSRGVYHRDLKPENLLLDSNGALKVSDFGLSAFAPQTNEDGLLHTTCGTPNYVAPEVLADKGYDGMAADVWSCGIILFVLMAGYLPFDDANLMRLYKLICQAYFSCPPWFSSGAKKFIKRILDPNPDTRITIAEILEDEWFKKDYKPPRFEQGEDVSLDDIDAAFNDSEDRLVAEKREKPESMNAFALISRSQGFNLGNLFEKEMMGMVKRETSFTSQCTAQEIMTKIEDACGPLGFNVRKQNYKMKLKGDKSGRKGHLSVATEVFEVAPSLHMVELRKTGGDTLEFHSFYKNFSSELKDIVWKAESDANNKQTNK comes from the exons TGTTGATGGAGGCGAGCTATTCGATAAGATC GTCAATTCTGGAAGGCTAGGAGAGGATGAAGCTAGGATATACTTTCATCAACTTATAAATGCAGTTGATTATTGCCATAGCCGAGGAGTGTACCATAGAGACCTGAAG CCAGAGAATTTGCTTCTGGATTCAAATGGAGCTCTTAAAGTTTCAGACTTCGGCCTAAGTGCATTTGCACCACAAACAAAT GAGGATGGGCTTCTGCATACTACCTGTGGAACTCCAAACTATGTAGCACCTGAG GTGCTTGCTGATAAAGGTTATGATGGTATGGCTGCAGATGTATGGTCCTGTGGCATAATCTTATTTGTTCTTATGGCTGGATACTTACCCTTTGATGATGCCAATCTGATGAGACTGTACAAACTG ATCTGCCAAGCATATTTTTCTTGCCCACCATGGTTTTCTTCTGGAGCGAAGAAGTTTATTAAGCGCATTCTCGATCCTAATCCTGATACG AGGATAACAATTGCAGAAATTTTGGAAGATGAATGGTTCAAAAAAGATTATAAACCACCACGTTTTGAACAAGGTGAAGATGTTAGCCTTGACGACATTGATGCTGCATTCAATGATTCAGAG GACCGTCTTGTGGCAGAGAAAAGAGAGAAACCGGAATCCATGAACGCGTTTGCTCTTATTTCGAGGTCGCAGGGTTTCAACCTTGGAAATTTGTTTGAGAAGGAGATGATG GGAATGGTAAAGAGGGAAACATCTTTCACGTCTCAATGCACAGCACAGGAGATCATGACAAAAATAGAGGATGCATGTGGGCCACTCGGTTTCAACGTGCGGAAACAAAATTACAAG ATGAAATTGAAAGGTGACAAATCTGGAAGAAAAGGTCACTTATCTGTTGCAACTGAG GTTTTTGAGGTTGCCCCATCACTTCACATGGTTGAGCTTCGTAAAACCGGAGGAGACACATTGGAGTTCCACAGC TTCTACAAGAACTTCTCATCGGAGCTGAAAGATATCGTGTGGAAAGCTGAATCTGACGCAAATAATAAACAGACGAATAAGTGA